The following proteins come from a genomic window of Pleuronectes platessa chromosome 2, fPlePla1.1, whole genome shotgun sequence:
- the LOC128460089 gene encoding carbohydrate sulfotransferase 11, giving the protein MRKPKVIRMVFALSLGCFIMVVVYFNSNLKTASEQVGERSSGQKSRRSPLQTLYDGDQIESAVQGIHHGRRELLEEGCSSYTRKRRVLIPEDLKHIIVDDQHGLLYCYVPKVACTNWKRVLMVLTGVAGSHRDPLAIPANEAHVPGNLRTLSEYSTSQINQRLRTYLKFVFVREPFERLVSAYRNKFTRSYNTAFHKRYGTKIVRRHRPDPQPEALERGNDVSFEEFVYYLVDPATQREEPFNEHWERVHSLCHPCLIHYDVVGKYETLEQDSRYVLQLAGVEDQVSFPTSSKSTRTTGDMAAQFFKNISPFYQKKLYNLFRMDFLLFNYTVPAYLKFR; this is encoded by the exons CCTCAGAGCAGGTCGGTGAGAGAAGCAGTGGGCAGAAGTCGAGAAGAAGTCCTCTACAGACACTGTACGATGGTGACCAG ATTGAATCAGCGGTACAGGGAATCCATCATGGCCGGCGGGAGCTGTTAGAGGAAGGCTGCAGCTCCTACACCCGTAAACGCAGGGTCCTCATCCCGGAGGATCTGAAGCACATCATTGTTGATGACCAGCATGGCTTGCTTTACTGCTACGTGCCCAAAGTGGCCTGCACCAACTGGAAGCGGGTGCTCATGGTTCTGACAGGTGTGGCAGGGTCCCACAGAGATCCCCTGGCCATCCCTGCCAACGAGGCCCACGTGCCAGGAAACCTCCGCACCCTGTCGGAGTACTCCACCTCCCAGATTAACCAGCGCCTGCGCACCTACCTGAAGTTCGTCTTCGTCCGGGAGCCCTTCGAGCGGCTGGTGTCGGCCTACCGCAACAAATTCACACGGAGCTACAACACGGCTTTTCATAAACGATACGGCACAAAGATAGTGCGTCGGCACAGGCCAGACCCGCAGCCGGAGGCTCTGGAGAGAGGAAATGACGTCTCGTTCGAGGAGTTTGTGTATTATCTCGTGGACCCGGCCACCCAGAGGGAGGAGCCCTTCAATGAGCACTGGGAGCGTGTGCACTCGCTGTGCCACCCCTGCCTCATCCACTATGACGTGGTGGGGAAATACGAGACGCTGGAGCAGGACTCCCGCTACGTGCTGCAGCTGGCCGGGGTGGAGGACCAGGTCAGCTTCCCCACCTCGTCCAAGAGCACCAGGACTACAGGAGACATGGCGGCCCAGTTCTTCAAGAACATCAGCCCTTTTTACCAGAAGAAACTGTACAACCTCTTTCGTATGGACTTCCTGCTCTTCAACTACACAGTACCCGCCTACCTCAAGTTCAGATGA